The following nucleotide sequence is from Aedes aegypti strain LVP_AGWG chromosome 3, AaegL5.0 Primary Assembly, whole genome shotgun sequence.
TACATATCtaaattcaaccatttttttgcatttcagaACTAAGTCCCGCCTCGAATTGATCCGGCTCTCCGTCTACCAGATCGGCGTAGAGTTTTGCTATGCAGCCGAAACTGCCTTTGTCAGCCCAATCCTTCTGGGCAATGGTCTCCAATACACCTTCATGACAATGGTGTGGGCTTTTGCTCCGACACTGGGCTTCCTGTGCGCTCCGCTAGTGGCTTCATTTAGCGATCAACTCCGCAGTAGCTGGGGCCGGAGGCGACCGGTTCTGCTGGCACTTGGATTGGCCGTAGTGGTGGGACTGCTCATTCTACCGCACGGTAAACAGATAGGAATTCTTCTTGGGGACGATGACGTGCCGGTTGATCTGATGAGCGACTTCCGGTGGGGAGTTCTCATCACTGTAATTGGGCTAGTTCTGACCGATTTCGATATCGAAACAAGCAGCGGCGTTGGACGGACGTACTTCATGGATGTTTGCGTTGCGGGTAAGTTATGACTAGTGGACTTGCGAGTTTCGTGACTTATTACAGACATTTATTGCAGCCGATCACGCTCGAGTGCTGACTACAGCCATGATCATCGGTGGAGTTGGTGGAGCTGCAGGTTACACGTTGGGAGCCATAGACTGGCAGCAAACCGATGTGGGCTCGCTTTTGGGAAGTAACGAAGCGACAGTATTCGCCGGTGTCGTGATTGTAGTTGGGATTGCGTTGTTCGTAACGTTGACCAGTTTTCGGGAGGCACCACTTCCCCTCATGGAGCAGGATCCCTTGTTGAAGCCCGTCACTCCGAAGATGTTTGAAGCGGAGAAAAGCCGTCAGTTAGCGGTTTGCAGTATCGCTGGTATGGTAGAGGCGCCAAAAAAGATAGACCATGTTCCAGTGACGGTGGACGATGAAGACGAAGAAAAACCATTGgcgtttttggattttttcaaaaacctaCGACGAATGCCCCGTTCTTTAGCTATTCTGTATTTGACGCAGTTCTTGGCACAAGCTGGTTATATGAGCTACTGCCTCTACTTTACGGATTTTGTGGGAAGCACCGTTTTCGGAGGAGACGTTGCGGTAAGTAAATATCTGAGTATCTGTTGGGCTTATGTCTatcaaaatcattcaaatttcgTTAAACATCGCATTTTATAATCATTATTACTAGTTCATCAAACTTCTATGAAACCATTTTACATCCACTCAGGCAGATTTCCTGATTGTTAAGCCGAGAGTTTAATTCCCGATCGAACCATTTCcaagtttttctttatgattttgttcaacgatttcacagatttttcggtGAATCTGTGAAATAATCTAATTGCCTAAACTAAGGCAGTAGTCAATTCTAGTGATCAATTTTGTTCTCAGCGTACTGCTGTAAATTACTGTTGTACAAACGTAGAGGATATTAACTTCAAGGCTATGTTGAAGCACCAATGAAGGCTCAAGTAAAAAGTCAGAGCGAATGAGTAAGTTTTTGAGTAGGAGTGAGTAAAAGagattgaaaaatcaaattagGAAATTCTTCCCTCCGTTGAAGACGTGTATCCCCGACAgaatgttaaaatttaaaatgaagcTCAAGAgacatttgacaaaatggagccGAATAATAACGCCTGTGATGAGCTTCAGACTTCTGAGGTACAATTTGAAGGAGGTTGTTGTTcagaaatcaatgttttatcaggaaataattgaaagtgattAATAAAATATTCAGCAAGTGGCAGTCCCAACAAAGTTTTCCGCCTTCAAAATCTTTAAACCATTAAGGCCtataatcaaaatatatttgaCGAAACCGATAAGAAGGGTTCTACCAAGCAAACAAAGTTGGGTATCTTCGGTATGTTCAATTTCTCCAAATCTGGCTTATCTCATCGATTCGACTTCGGTTATGTTGTTTCGGCTCCGCCCCATTACCCCAAACGCCACTACCCCAAATGGGTAACTATCCCGGAAGCAACTGGGGTATTTAGAGGCGCGGGCGAACATCAAATTAGTATTTGTGataacatcagttttgaagtgacagttgtgcaatgccaacttcggcgagccgaaagttcacgaagTAGCCGAAGATGACGTCACGTTGAGAAAGCtgagaacaaaatttttcgcagccttgtcgtcaccatcagctgatcgttttgtttacatctttttcgtaactaatacaagcaaacacaAACTAAGAGCCGGACCTTTTATATATGACATTGGGATGGACCATTACTCCAAATACGTCACGTCACTAGTTTTGCTACTTCAACACACCTTTAACTATTATGTTGGTGATTAATATCTACCTATGACATTGCTCAAAGTGTTTCTCCTATGTagactagggcggttcaaaatttaaaaatatttgagaatccaatctcccgtATGTTCCATACCATTCTTACcttgagttttcaatatgggatgataagtttctactaacattacagtactagcgtgtttggaacatttctcaaaatttctagatagtaatttccatacaaacctacattgtctttgggccacctttaaatcaccacctagaaagttgaaaatttcacagaacactatttttatggtaaggatggtaaggagcatgtgagagattggattttcaaacattttcaaaatttgaatcaccCTGATGTAGACCATAGGTTGTTCCTTGGATTCATATTGCTATGGCGATAATTGACATCATAGCTGTATTTCGTATAAAGTTTTCTCTTTGTTTTAAAACAGGCTGTTATTTTAATTTATGTATATCTGTTAAAAACTAGCCAGTTAGGAATTGTAGTCGTGAGGAATTATAAACCCTTTGGAAAATATAATGTTCTCTTAAAGCTATGCCATTGTTGCTCTTTCTTTGTAGCTAAAATTGCTTTGAATTTCATTGGAAATGTTGGCTTCTTTTGATATATGCTGTAGCAGTAAAATCTATTATAAAACTGCTCCCCAGTTTCTCATTATGTTGTGGTAAGGTGATTAAGCCAATCCTCAAAttatcaagagcacaagacttgagaaccaaacagcgctccgcgttgaaaatttatcccattggtcaccaccagcaagcaagtaatttgattgattttcaacgcgaaatgttgtaagattctccagtcttgtgcacttgaaaattcaaagtttggcttcgttaagcatcttaagtgatttttttatttagctgatatggggtcaCAATGATCACCCATGAAAACAACGTTCGATGAGATCTAAAATATCATTACtaactaaaatcatggtccctgaagtcAAAcatgaaggccaaactcttacaagtcattcactttttaaataattttaaaattgaaatcacCTTGAATTGTGTTATGCGACTtaaaggaaattctgcattctttGTAGTAACTTGTGAATTATGCTAAActgaacatatttttgaaagttttcacaacggaatcgtttttggcgatgtctTTTTTCTCTTGCTCATAATATCATATTATCGTTTTCataactcatgtgagacataaTTTTTAGCTCGTTTCATCcagaatcatgaaaatcattgtttccaaaagttgaaaaacttacGTATGAACACaactcaattttcgcaaaaacctctatattcattagctcatgaattgAATGAAGCGAATCACctttgcattgaaaatattgcaTCGATAAACGTTGATTTGAACTTTTAACGAGATGGGTCAATGTTacctcggattacggtaccgtaaaacggggtaactttgatagttttttcgaagaaaacttgaatatttatgcatgttgtttcaaagaattttaattcatatttttaaaacaagtactggtatcctaactatcgatttcagttgatagatttccaaaagatttattcttaatggatatataatttttcatataatcgaaagtcggttttctgttttggggtaactttgataatggagcatcactcgaacaaaattgaatgaattacagaacatttgtagggcgttgcatatctttaggcgtttaacgctatatggaaatttctgacttagattacaaaaatggccccagtttgtaaaaatagtattcgctaagagttttgagaccgaattcgagttctactataactaggctgtcaagtataagtgacgaattcattatgacttcatcaaatagtgatagtagaacagattttttgagagcatttcaaaattgctaaatctgataaattttccatatttgcatataaatcctcaaatgtacttgattccaacgaaaatagctttaacgtgaagtgtcatactaatactctttacttttgcattcgttatgcttaacagattaataggaactttgttatttcgtttagtatgttgagagtctcgcattatcaaagttacccgcattatcaaagttaccccgttttacggtactcaaatCAGAAAGCCGCGAATACTTGGACAATGGGGCTTTGCACAGTAATCAGTCTAACTCTTTCACTTCTTcaccaaattttcaaacaacAAGGCCAGCAAGCGTCAAAAcctcatacaaaatcaaaacagtgcagagtcCCATACTCGGATGATAAGTTTAAGTCTTGACGAAAGTCGCGTTCATGCCAGCGTAGgtatatttgattgaaattttgcgtGAGATGTTTTGTAGATGAAGCAATTGAATGCTCATAACAAACCTGTAGTAGATATAGGTTCCAACAtgaatgtaaaataaaaaatatgagccAAGATTCATAAATGTTTAGCGTGTCGGTTTTGAAACCGAAACCTGCTATAAAAAATAGAGAGAAAATGATACCGTGTACCCACAATAATTTTGGAACCCTTGCTCTGCCGAAATCGTTTCGAATGTGATTTCGTGTTTAGATGATCTTCGGGTCACGAAGTTAACAGGGCTGTTCGCCGTAAACAGTTCGTAAACGTTGGTTGGTTGTGGAATCTCTAGAGCTCTTTGCTTCGTGGTCGCGAATTGAACGCATGCCATTTCGCCGTTGCGAACCATCCGAAGCCGACAGCCCTGTTAACTTCGTGACTCGAAGATCATCTAATCACGAAATCACATTCGAAACGATTTCGGCAGAGCAAGGGTACCAAAATCATTGTGGGTACACGGTATCATTTTCTCTCTATTTTTTATAGCAGGTTTCGGTTTCAAAACCGACACGCTAAACATTAATGCATCATggctcatattttttattttacattcaTTTTGGAACCTATATCTACTACAAAACCATACAAATATTATGCTCGAGTTCTTTTCCGCATCAATCTGAGAATTTTGaggaatatcaaaaaattacgtcaCGAGGGGGAGGCCTGATTCAGAGAACCTTGGCAATACGTACAACATTTAAGGATGTGTTATAAGAGGAAGGGGACGATCGATCTTtccgtgacgtaatttatgtaGTTTCATATGCTATTGGGATATTGACGTTCGGgttagtgacccattcgggataatgacattcggggtagtgacttGGTAGTGTCGTAGAGTCGTTATTTCAGTGTAGACTCAACGGTTTTAAGGAAATTTAAAATGCTAGTTTCCCGACGTTTCgaaatctttttcaattttattttttttttcaaccactAAGATGCTTTGATATCGTTAACTTCACATGTACCTCTGTCAATAGGATGAAGATCAATGGCCGCGATTAATGCAGGAAAATCCATATAATtagtttttgaaggttttattcACCTTAGTCGTTCAACACCAATGGTAAACTTTCCATGACcacttacagtattggacaaaacatttgcaactttttcgattttccatacaaaatgaccaactttggtaagctagatctcagttatttatggaccgattcgaatgaaattttcacaagaacATCAGACATAGCTTGAGTtttgacatatatttttgaacaatttttccaaCCACGAGTTTGAATGTAATAACGATTTAACTAATGTGACATTTtcgat
It contains:
- the LOC5574916 gene encoding solute carrier family 45 member 4, translating into MKMGDVNNDKQVVEVQWSQQPSDEEIMENMLKVRYEHAKTLKKDYSHLFRTKSRLELIRLSVYQIGVEFCYAAETAFVSPILLGNGLQYTFMTMVWAFAPTLGFLCAPLVASFSDQLRSSWGRRRPVLLALGLAVVVGLLILPHGKQIGILLGDDDVPVDLMSDFRWGVLITVIGLVLTDFDIETSSGVGRTYFMDVCVAADHARVLTTAMIIGGVGGAAGYTLGAIDWQQTDVGSLLGSNEATVFAGVVIVVGIALFVTLTSFREAPLPLMEQDPLLKPVTPKMFEAEKSRQLAVCSIAGMVEAPKKIDHVPVTVDDEDEEKPLAFLDFFKNLRRMPRSLAILYLTQFLAQAGYMSYCLYFTDFVGSTVFGGDVAALEGSPELKLYDQGVRFGCWGMALFAISTAIYSLIIERVIEYFSARFVLVGGLLVFSVGMLLMGIINTKWMVIVCGLTVGIMYATIYSVPFLLISQYHARNSFAMKDGKLVESDQRRGFGADVSMLSSMLFLAQLIISLAIGSVIDALETSAVIVYSASIFSFLAAISATQILYLDG